taatacaaattttattggaaggtaaaattttaatattatgcgtTCCGTTTGACGTCCGAAGTCCCTTATGAGAGAGTGTTTGTTATCTCCTGGTGGCTTGTATTTTTGGTAacggtaataaattaaaacgcaacAATGTGATTGAACATACAATGTAAATTGAAATACACATTGACTAAGATGCTAggtaaaaatcaaaatatcttCCGATAAGTATTATGAATCAGGTTGAAAATATTGCGATAGCGATTTTTCTGATCTAATCTCTCTATTAGAATTATTGATCTGTTTCAGATAAAACTTTCTAAAAGTACATTCATGCTGCCAATTAGCCTTAGCTATGATATCATTAATATGGTAGTTTTCTATCCAATTTAAAGATGAGACTGCTGATCTACAGCTTCCAGCTGAAGCCTGAATACCTGCATCAGCTAGAAGCCTCTTTATCCAACCACCAATCATAGCTGCAGTAGCTGGCCTTGTAGGACTTTTAGTTGCTAagaataaattagtaatattttccCGGGTCCCTTGGGTCATATTTACTAGTCTACGTAACCAATATACTGCATCGATGCTTTTATCCGGTGCGGCCAAAAATGTCCAGCTATATTGTTGATATGAGGATGACAGTTTTCGACCCGAAAACGGGGTGCAAGGTAATAGAATCAGTGTTATCTATAAAATGTTGACTATCAGTATGTAAAAGTGTAAGATCGTGTACTCTACGGCCAGAAGATAATAGTAAAATAGCAGCTGTGTGTCTAGATACttgatataaactatttaaatttatattgcaaCTCTTTAAGAATCTAATCAAAATCCTTGCATCCCAAATCGGTAATTGAGAGGGCACCGGTCTTGCCAAGGAAATAGCTTTCAGTATATGTTTTACTATCGGGTTTGCAGTAATTTTAACCTCAGATATTGTTTCACAAACGGATGCAATAACTGATTTATGAACAAGAATCGTTCTGTAAGAGAGACCatcgtttaaaaatagataaccGAGATACCTAGCTACATTTACTGGTTCCGGTAAACGAAAATTAATGCTATTTTCTTGACAAAATCTCACCCATCTACTCCAAATAGGGGCATAAGTCTTTATTGTAGACTGCCTCCAACACGATGACAATAACTGTTTCTCTTGCGGCGTCCATGTATCCGTCAGGGCATCCCACCCGAAATGAGCCAGGCTTCCAGGTGTAACTTTCCGACTTGTGCCGGCGGTAGCATTGTCGTCGTGTCCAAAAGCGTCTTTTCAGATTTCTGAGTTTCACGGGACGTTTTAGAGCTCGATTCTTCAGGTCTGGCCTCCAAAAAGACTTCGTCCACTTGGGTGCTACGAGAATGTACTGACCTGAGGCTGAATTGAGGTGATCCAGTACCCTGGGTATTAGGCTGGGCGGCGGGAACAGCCATGCAAGTCGGTAGTGCCAGGATCTGCTAAACGCGTCGTGAAAGTAAGCGTTCGAGTCTGACAAGTCTAGCGAAACATAGTTTGCTACGACATGTGCTGTCTGTGACGCAAAGAGGTCTAGGTCTGGCGTGCCCCACATGCCGAACAGTCTCGATGTTTCTTCGCCTGTGAGGTGCCACTCGGCGGCGACGCGATTTCGTGAGAGGTGATCTGCTTCGGTGTTGCACAGGCCTGGTAGGTGGTGAGGCCGGAGCACAATGTTGAGGTGGTCCACTAGTTCCAGCAGCTGTTGGGTCAGATCTAGCAATTGACGTGATCGTGTTCCTCCTTCGTTTTTTATATAAGACACGACTGTTTTGTTGTCGCTCTGAAGAATCACTGTAGAATTCTGGAGCACCTTTGCTTTGGCTGATATAGCGGCTATCACAGCATACATTTCCTTCAGATTGCAATGCCATTTTGTCTGGTGTTGCTCCCATAGGCCTTTTATCATATCGTTGTTCACCAGGGCTACCCATTGAATGTCCGACGCGTCGGTGATGACGTGGTTCGTCGGCATTCTTTGGAGATGAATCGCTGACTTCTGATTGATATTCTCCATCCACCATTGTAGTTCTGTACATACCTCTTCTGGATACCGAATCTGCGATCGTGGACACTTTCTGAGTTTGTTGCTGTGTCGCTGCAGTAAGCGGCAATGCAACCTTCCCGGTGGGtgatgaaggttgcaaagttgAGATGACCTAATAGGCGTTGCGCCTGTTTTAGGTTCCAACTGTCGGCTTCGAGTCGTACTCGCAACATCTGACGAATCCGTTGAATTTTCTCTGAGGGTAGGAACTTCGTGTTGAATTTGGTGTCCCATGTGACTCCCAGAAAATCGATTACCCTCGTTGGTGTTGTAACCGATTTTTCCACATTTATACACCAACCCAGACTGGTCAAAAACTGTATTGCGATTTCGACCTGTGCTGTAAGCGTATTTCTGTCCTGATGTACTATCAGATAATCGTCTAAATAGACCACTAACCTCAGTCCTTTTTTGCGAAGTATTTCTGCGGTCCAGTTCGTTACCGAGGCGAAAATCCGTGGCGCTGCTGCCAGGCCGAACGGCAGACACGTCATCTGTAGCAGTTGACCTTGATAGCTGACCCGGAGAAACCGTCTGTGTCGGTCCTTTACTGGCAGGTGGTAATAGGCCTGACTTAAGTCCAGTTTCACCATCCAATCTCCGTGTTGTAGAAAATTTGGCACTTGGTGATGGTGGAACAGATGGAAATGTCTTGGTTTCATGTACTGATTTAATGCCTTCAGATTGAAAATTGTTCGCCTTTTTCCGTTGGATTTCGGAATTATGAATAGAGGTGAGATAAAAGACGGTGTCAGGGGGGCCGGTTCTAAGACTTAActgaattaaattttgaatttcggtTGACATTAACTGTGATATTGGAGTTTGATACTTTGTTAACACATCTGAAGTTGGGAGAACTAATGGCGGCGTCTTGTTGAATGGTATTCTGAGACCTGTTATTAATTTCCATATTGAATTTGGTGGATTGAAAAGAGCCCAGGAGTGTGTTTTGAAAGCGTTTCAGACAGCCGCCTGAAAACCTTGTcaagtcatttatttttatatcccgATCTTCTACCCTCTGCCTTATATTTTCTCCCTCCCCCCCTCTTCTTGGCTGCCGAGTTACTGTGAATGAATCGTTCGGAATCCTTGTTTTCGGCCCGTTTGGGTTTATAACTGTTATTTGGCTGACCCCGAAACGGCTTTGCGTCAGCAGAGGAGGTCGAGGGCTGTGGCGATTTTGCCCGGTTTCGGGTAGAAGATGGGGgctgtttttgtaatttatctaCTCCAccaattttctgtaaatatgttgaCAACTGACCGGGGTCAAACATGTACTCACAAGACGGTGGAATTCTACTCAGATCCTCTCtcatatatttatcttttaattttttaacgaTATCCCTACGGCGCAATTCTAACACTTCGGCTCGTTTCCCGCAAATCACCTGTAGTATATCGTGAGATACTGTCTTATATTCAGAATCACTACCAAATAACTTGTTTAACTTTTCATAAATAGAGGACGCATTAAGTTGAACGTCCTTAGAGGCAGACCAATCAACTAGATTCTGTAAAGCCGAATTTACGGCTTCATTTTGGGCCAAAAAAGCATTGGATAGCGCTGCAAAACTACGTTCCATTTGAAACCAACGTAAAGGGGCAAAAGGATCCTCCAGACGTCGCAGCTCCTCATTTACTCTTAATTCGGTAAAAGCCGGAAAAGCCGTGTACTTTTTCTGAACGTCTGTATACCGAACCGCGTTCCAATCGGGTGAGTCAAATCTTTGCATAACCTTAATTTTTTCGACACGTGTCTGATTTGCTTTTGGTACGGTCGGTTCTTTGACAGAAACGTCCAAGTTGACA
The sequence above is a segment of the Manduca sexta isolate Smith_Timp_Sample1 unplaced genomic scaffold, JHU_Msex_v1.0 HiC_scaffold_1284, whole genome shotgun sequence genome. Coding sequences within it:
- the LOC119191271 gene encoding uncharacterized protein LOC119191271, with the translated sequence MENINQKSAIHLQRMPTNHVITDASDIQWVALVNNDMIKGLWEQHQTKWHCNLKEMYAVIAAISAKAKVLQNSTVILQSDNKTVVSYIKNEGGTRSRQLLDLTQQLLELVDHLNIVLRPHHLPGLCNTEADHLSRNRVAAEWHLTGEETSRLFGMWGTPDLDLFASQTAHVVANYVSLDLSDSNAYFHDAFSRSWHYRLAWLFPPPSLIPRVLDHLNSASGQYILVAPKWTKSFWRPDLKNRALKRPVKLRNLKRRFWTRRQCYRRHKSESYTWKPGSFRVGCPDGYMDAARETVIVIVLEAVYNKDLCPYLE